Proteins from a single region of Mus pahari chromosome 2, PAHARI_EIJ_v1.1, whole genome shotgun sequence:
- the LOC110316469 gene encoding peptidyl-prolyl cis-trans isomerase A-like, producing the protein MVNLTMFFEPLGRVSFELFADKVPKTAENFGALSPGEKGFGYKDSSFHRIIPGFMCQGGDFTRRNGTGGRFIYGEKFEDENFILKHTGPGILSMANAGPNTNGSQFFICTAKAEWLDGKHVVFEKVKEGMNIVEAVERFGSRNGKTSKKITISDGGQL; encoded by the coding sequence ATGGTCAACCTCACCATGTTCTTCGAGCCCTTGGGCCGCGTCTCCTTCGAACTGTTTGCAGACAAAGttccaaagacagcagaaaactTTGGTGCTCTGAGCCCTGGAGAGAAAGGATTTGGCTATAAGGATTCCTCCTTTCACAGAATTATTCCAGGATTCATGTGCCAGGGTGGTGACTTCACACGCCGTAATGGCACTGGCGGCAGGTTCATCTACGGAGAGAAATTTGAGGATGAGAACTTCATCCTGAAGCATACAGGTCCTGGCATCTTGTCCATGGCAAATGCTGGACCAAACACAAACGGTTCCCAGTTTTTTATCTGCACTGCCAAGGCTGAATGGCTGGATGGCAAGCATGTGGTCTTTGAGAAGGTGAAAGAAGGCATGAACATTGTGGAAGCCGTGGAGCGCTTTGGGTCCAGGAATGGCAAGACCAGCAAGAAGATCACCATTTCCGACGGTGGACAACTCTAA